One window of the Herbiconiux sp. L3-i23 genome contains the following:
- a CDS encoding S9 family peptidase — translation MTPRVAPYGSWHSPIDAAAIAGGTHAVEDARFVGDEVWWSERRPTEGGRTGVFRRRFDGAVETVLPAPAGARSRVHEYGGGAWTATSDGTLVYVDARDQRIHRLRPDGLAEPLTPHIRGTSYAEIAVHGDEILAVREHVNEHSVSRDIVAVPLDGSAAESRDAIRALVAGSDFVAYPRISPDGRRLAWIAWDHPRMPWDGTELRVGEVVDGVVPEWRTLLGGPVESVLQPEWRDDETLWCVTDRSGFWNPVLVDTGGTMIREAVTERETGGPLWNLGARWYLPLAADRLLLRSTFGSDRLEVLEADGTRSVLDSPFTSFELLDYADGRVLVRGGGPDLPGGLHLLDIADGSVEIGAVETVRSDFEELPDAAYLPAPVERTFQGEGREVHAVVYPPRNPDHVAPDGEPPPYVTIVHGGPTAHSQASVNPVFAYYTSRGIGVLDVNYGGSTGYGRAYRERLDGEWGVVDVADVETAARGLVAAGEADGARMAIEGSSAGGWTVLSSLVRGDVFACGVSLYGVADLRTLIAATHDFERSYLQGLVGPLPGAEALYVERSPLTCGEPFERPILLLQGLEDPVVPPAQSEQVRDALVAAGVPHAYLTFEGESHGFRRAETRTAVREAALSFYGQILGFTPPSVPELSLWRPDQAVPE, via the coding sequence GTGACACCTCGAGTCGCCCCCTACGGTTCATGGCACTCGCCGATCGACGCGGCCGCGATCGCCGGCGGCACCCACGCGGTCGAGGACGCCCGGTTCGTCGGTGACGAGGTCTGGTGGTCCGAGCGCCGCCCCACTGAGGGTGGGCGCACCGGCGTCTTCCGCCGACGATTCGACGGGGCCGTCGAGACCGTGCTCCCGGCGCCGGCCGGAGCGCGCAGTCGCGTGCACGAGTACGGCGGCGGTGCGTGGACGGCGACGTCCGACGGAACGCTCGTCTACGTCGACGCGCGCGATCAGCGCATCCACCGGCTCCGCCCCGACGGCCTCGCCGAGCCGCTCACGCCGCACATCAGGGGGACCTCGTACGCGGAGATCGCCGTGCACGGCGACGAGATCCTCGCCGTCCGCGAGCATGTGAACGAGCACTCGGTGTCGCGCGACATCGTGGCGGTGCCGCTCGACGGATCGGCGGCAGAGAGCCGCGACGCGATCCGCGCGCTCGTCGCCGGGTCCGACTTCGTCGCCTACCCGCGCATCTCGCCCGACGGACGCCGGCTCGCCTGGATCGCGTGGGACCACCCCCGCATGCCGTGGGACGGCACCGAGCTGCGCGTCGGTGAGGTCGTCGACGGCGTCGTTCCGGAGTGGCGCACTCTGCTGGGCGGCCCAGTGGAGTCGGTGCTGCAGCCGGAGTGGCGCGACGACGAGACGCTCTGGTGCGTCACCGATCGCAGCGGCTTCTGGAATCCGGTGCTCGTCGACACGGGCGGCACGATGATCCGTGAGGCCGTCACCGAGCGGGAGACCGGAGGGCCCCTTTGGAACCTCGGTGCCCGTTGGTACCTGCCGCTCGCCGCCGACCGGTTGCTGCTGCGCTCGACGTTCGGCTCCGACCGGCTCGAGGTCCTTGAGGCGGATGGCACCCGGTCGGTGCTCGACAGCCCCTTCACCTCGTTCGAGCTGCTCGACTACGCCGATGGACGCGTGCTCGTGCGCGGAGGCGGTCCCGATCTCCCCGGCGGTCTTCACCTGCTCGATATCGCCGATGGGTCGGTCGAGATCGGCGCGGTCGAAACCGTGCGGTCCGACTTCGAGGAGCTCCCCGACGCGGCGTACCTGCCCGCGCCGGTCGAGCGGACCTTCCAGGGGGAGGGGCGCGAGGTGCACGCCGTCGTCTATCCGCCGCGTAACCCCGACCACGTCGCGCCCGACGGGGAGCCGCCCCCGTACGTGACCATCGTGCACGGCGGGCCGACGGCGCACTCGCAGGCCTCGGTGAACCCGGTCTTCGCGTACTACACCAGCCGCGGCATCGGTGTGCTCGACGTCAACTACGGCGGCTCGACGGGATACGGCCGCGCCTACCGGGAGCGGCTCGACGGCGAGTGGGGAGTCGTCGACGTCGCCGACGTCGAGACCGCGGCGCGAGGGCTCGTCGCCGCGGGGGAGGCGGACGGTGCCCGCATGGCCATCGAGGGCAGCTCCGCCGGCGGATGGACGGTGCTGTCGAGCCTGGTGCGCGGCGACGTCTTCGCCTGCGGGGTCTCCCTCTACGGCGTCGCCGACCTGCGCACTCTCATCGCCGCGACCCACGACTTCGAACGCAGCTATCTGCAGGGGCTCGTCGGTCCTCTGCCCGGCGCCGAGGCGTTGTATGTCGAACGCTCGCCGCTGACCTGCGGTGAGCCGTTCGAGCGTCCGATCCTCCTTCTGCAAGGCCTCGAGGACCCGGTGGTCCCGCCCGCGCAGTCGGAGCAGGTGCGCGATGCGCTCGTCGCGGCCGGGGTTCCGCACGCCTACCTGACGTTCGAGGGGGAGTCGCACGGCTTCCGCCGGGCCGAGACGCGGACGGCGGTGCGCGAGGCAGCGCTGTCGTTCTACGGCCAGATCCTCGGATTCACCCCGCCCAGCGTGCCGGAGTTGTCTCTCTGGCGGCCTGATCAGGCGGTTCCCGAATAA
- a CDS encoding YihY/virulence factor BrkB family protein, whose translation MTDAGASERLKDAPEPEDSRKPDKPTEVSKRSWLYVLRKTAREFTSDQCTDIAASLTYYAVLSIFPAFIALISVLGVIGNGKQVVDGLLEVLSSVAPESALDVLRGPLEGFAESPAAGFALVSGIVLAIWSASGYVGAFSRAMNRIYEIDEGRPVWKLKPVQLLVTIIGLALILVVVLLLVVSGPVADSVGALFGAGDAFTAVWDIAKWPVIAAILVFLLAVLYYMTPNAKQPKFRWMSMGALLALIALVVASALFGLYVTNFSNYAKNYGSLAGVVVFLLWLWIANLALLFGAEFDAELERGRQLQAGIAAEKDIQLPPRDTKKSEKAAAQEEKDIELGRRIRESSDDDGERRQNDDGRQHR comes from the coding sequence ATGACCGACGCAGGTGCCAGCGAACGTCTCAAGGACGCGCCCGAGCCGGAGGATTCTCGGAAGCCCGACAAACCCACCGAGGTCAGCAAACGGTCGTGGCTCTACGTGCTGCGGAAGACCGCACGCGAATTCACGAGCGACCAGTGCACCGACATCGCCGCCTCGCTCACCTATTACGCGGTGCTGTCGATCTTCCCGGCGTTCATCGCCCTCATCTCGGTGCTCGGGGTGATCGGCAACGGCAAACAGGTCGTCGACGGCCTCCTCGAAGTGCTGAGCTCGGTTGCGCCCGAGTCGGCGCTCGACGTCCTCCGGGGACCGCTCGAGGGCTTCGCAGAGTCGCCCGCCGCCGGGTTCGCCCTCGTCAGCGGCATCGTGCTCGCGATCTGGTCGGCGTCTGGCTACGTCGGCGCCTTCTCGCGAGCGATGAACCGCATCTACGAGATCGACGAGGGGCGCCCCGTCTGGAAGCTCAAGCCGGTGCAGCTGCTCGTCACCATCATCGGGCTGGCGCTCATCCTCGTCGTCGTCCTGCTGCTCGTCGTGTCCGGTCCCGTCGCGGACTCCGTCGGCGCGCTGTTCGGCGCCGGCGATGCGTTCACCGCCGTCTGGGACATCGCGAAGTGGCCGGTGATCGCCGCGATCCTCGTCTTCCTCCTCGCCGTGCTCTACTACATGACCCCGAACGCGAAACAGCCGAAGTTCCGGTGGATGAGCATGGGCGCCCTGCTCGCCCTCATCGCCCTGGTGGTCGCGTCGGCACTGTTCGGCCTCTACGTCACGAACTTCTCGAACTATGCCAAGAACTACGGGTCTCTTGCGGGCGTTGTCGTATTCCTGCTGTGGCTCTGGATCGCGAACCTCGCCCTGCTGTTCGGCGCGGAGTTCGACGCCGAACTGGAACGCGGACGGCAGTTGCAGGCCGGCATCGCCGCCGAGAAGGACATTCAACTGCCGCCGCGAGACACCAAGAAGAGCGAGAAGGCGGCGGCGCAGGAGGAGAAGGACATCGAACTCGGTCGACGCATCCGCGAAAGCTCCGATGACGACGGCGAGCGCCGGCAGAACGACGACGGGCGGCAGCAT
- a CDS encoding DUF1684 domain-containing protein, which produces MTDVNAEAELDARLKARRIDSARGPLGALALVNTQWVDSEQPIWGVPGTWAPLPEGQSGLIVRATAADGVEVDGTLVDGVAIVAGPEAIAPSTVVFDDHTRGTVVRSESGGYGLRVWDSQSEGIARFGGIDSFPYDPAWVITGRFTPLAEGTTVAFEHVAGDDERLKPIPGEIGFDHDGGSYTVVAFPEGSRLQLVFADATNGDSTYSVGRFLFVAPDEHGEVVLDFNRAVLPPCAFSYNFNCPIPPAQNRFPFPVTAGEKNVLDASGGLLH; this is translated from the coding sequence ATGACCGACGTGAACGCCGAAGCCGAGCTCGACGCCCGCCTCAAGGCGCGCCGAATCGACAGCGCCCGGGGACCGCTCGGCGCGCTCGCGCTCGTCAACACGCAGTGGGTCGACTCCGAGCAGCCGATCTGGGGCGTGCCCGGCACATGGGCTCCGCTCCCCGAAGGGCAGTCGGGGCTCATCGTGCGCGCCACGGCCGCGGATGGTGTCGAGGTGGACGGGACGCTCGTCGACGGCGTCGCGATCGTCGCCGGCCCGGAGGCCATCGCCCCGTCGACGGTGGTGTTCGACGATCACACCCGGGGGACCGTCGTGCGCAGCGAGAGCGGCGGATACGGCCTGCGGGTGTGGGACTCCCAGTCGGAGGGGATCGCCCGTTTCGGAGGGATCGACAGCTTCCCCTACGACCCCGCGTGGGTGATCACCGGCCGGTTCACGCCGCTCGCCGAGGGCACGACCGTCGCCTTCGAACATGTCGCCGGCGACGATGAGCGGCTGAAGCCGATTCCCGGTGAGATCGGCTTCGACCACGACGGCGGCAGCTACACCGTCGTCGCCTTCCCCGAGGGGTCGCGCCTGCAGCTGGTGTTCGCCGACGCCACCAACGGGGACAGCACGTACAGCGTCGGCCGCTTCCTGTTCGTCGCCCCCGACGAGCACGGCGAGGTCGTGCTCGACTTCAACCGGGCGGTGCTGCCGCCCTGCGCGTTCAGCTACAACTTCAACTGCCCGATCCCACCCGCGCAGAATCGGTTCCCGTTCCCGGTCACGGCGGGGGAGAAGAACGTGCTCGACGCCTCAGGCGGTCTGCTGCACTGA
- a CDS encoding DUF4239 domain-containing protein, whose product MDTFLYDWPVWLSLPVAVLGFLAGSWLILLGVRRPVMRAAGNNSEWDRVLGYAITAYGVFYGILLALVAVSVYENFTSVDDAVLGETSAIATLFRDAAGYPQPFSGQLQDTIREYTQGVVTLDWPQQAAGVVPRETDERLAAVQQLLLSYEPVTNGAQALHTNTIETFNELVDARRTRIDMTDLSLPPLLWFVIAVGAVLNAVLLALIEVRRLQVHLFMSGIIAVFVGLLIFVTADMDHPYQGGVSVTSEDYQILLDDLMGK is encoded by the coding sequence ATGGACACCTTCCTGTACGACTGGCCGGTCTGGCTGTCTCTGCCGGTCGCCGTGCTCGGCTTCCTCGCCGGGTCGTGGCTCATCCTGCTCGGCGTCCGTCGCCCGGTCATGCGCGCCGCCGGCAACAACTCCGAGTGGGACCGGGTGCTCGGCTACGCCATCACTGCGTACGGGGTCTTCTACGGCATCCTCCTCGCCCTCGTCGCCGTGTCGGTGTACGAGAACTTCACGAGTGTCGACGACGCGGTGCTCGGTGAGACCTCCGCGATCGCCACACTCTTCCGCGACGCCGCAGGATACCCGCAGCCTTTCTCGGGGCAGCTGCAGGACACCATCCGCGAGTACACGCAAGGGGTGGTGACCCTGGACTGGCCGCAGCAGGCGGCGGGGGTCGTGCCGCGCGAGACCGACGAGCGCCTCGCCGCCGTGCAGCAGCTGCTGCTCTCCTACGAGCCGGTCACGAACGGTGCGCAGGCCCTGCACACCAACACGATCGAGACCTTCAACGAACTGGTCGACGCGAGACGAACCCGCATCGACATGACCGATCTGTCGCTGCCGCCGCTGCTCTGGTTCGTGATCGCGGTCGGCGCCGTGCTCAACGCGGTTCTCCTAGCACTGATCGAGGTGCGGCGACTGCAGGTGCATCTGTTCATGTCGGGCATCATCGCCGTCTTCGTCGGGTTGCTCATCTTCGTCACCGCTGACATGGATCACCCCTACCAGGGCGGCGTCAGCGTCACGTCCGAGGACTACCAGATCCTCCTCGACGACCTGATGGGCAAGTAA
- a CDS encoding phage holin family protein encodes MSDPGTPSEQKAARTSLGDLLGEVTKDLSTLVRQEIDLAKAEAKESATRAGKGAGLLGGAGYAALMAVLFLSIALWWGLGHLIDNGWSAVVVALIWAVIALVLFVVGRKQLKTIKGAPQTVDSIKRIPDSFKRNEENR; translated from the coding sequence ATGAGCGACCCGGGCACGCCCTCCGAACAGAAGGCCGCACGGACGTCGCTCGGCGATCTGCTCGGCGAGGTCACCAAAGACCTGTCCACGCTGGTGCGGCAGGAGATCGACCTCGCCAAGGCTGAGGCGAAGGAGAGCGCGACGCGCGCCGGGAAGGGTGCGGGGCTCCTCGGCGGCGCAGGATACGCGGCGCTCATGGCCGTGCTCTTCCTGTCCATCGCGCTCTGGTGGGGGCTCGGTCATCTGATCGACAACGGCTGGTCGGCCGTCGTCGTCGCCCTGATCTGGGCCGTCATCGCACTGGTGCTCTTCGTCGTCGGCCGCAAGCAGCTGAAGACGATCAAGGGCGCACCGCAAACCGTGGACAGCATCAAGCGCATCCCGGACAGCTTCAAGAGGAATGAGGAGAACCGATGA
- a CDS encoding DUF3618 domain-containing protein: MSDADRIRAEIDRTRTELSGDVDALADKVTPSKVVHRQTVKVKDAFSGVKEKVMGAASDARDSVASSTSSAGESLGAAPRAAVQKAKGNPLAVGLIAFGAGWLVSSLLPSTTVEKNAASQVKDAAQPLVEKAQDAAKEVGEHLKEPAQQAAQAVKETATDAAAEVKSEAQSAASDVKSQAQDSKDAVQNG, translated from the coding sequence ATGAGCGACGCCGATCGCATCCGAGCGGAGATCGACCGCACACGTACCGAATTGAGCGGCGACGTCGACGCGCTCGCCGACAAGGTGACCCCGTCGAAGGTCGTGCACCGTCAGACGGTCAAGGTGAAAGACGCATTCAGCGGAGTGAAGGAGAAGGTCATGGGCGCAGCGTCCGACGCGAGGGACAGCGTGGCATCGTCGACGTCGTCAGCGGGTGAGTCGCTCGGCGCCGCCCCGCGTGCCGCGGTGCAGAAGGCGAAAGGCAATCCGCTCGCCGTCGGCCTGATCGCGTTCGGCGCCGGCTGGCTCGTGTCGTCGCTGCTGCCCTCGACGACGGTGGAGAAGAACGCAGCCTCGCAGGTGAAGGACGCGGCGCAGCCGCTCGTCGAGAAGGCGCAGGACGCGGCGAAGGAGGTCGGCGAGCACCTCAAGGAGCCCGCCCAGCAGGCCGCGCAGGCCGTCAAGGAGACCGCCACCGACGCGGCCGCCGAGGTCAAGTCGGAGGCGCAGTCCGCCGCCAGCGACGTGAAGTCGCAGGCACAGGACTCGAAGGACGCCGTTCAGAACGGCTGA
- a CDS encoding NADP-dependent oxidoreductase, protein MARAVVAEAYGGLEVLTVVEKEVPSPGIGEVTIEVRAAGVNPSDFKTISGEFGRNDASLPLPVGNEVAGVITAVGLEAGPFAEGDEVVAFRVRGGWADSITVAARSVFAKPASLSFDAAAGLLLTGTTAEHLLVATDVHDGDTVLIHGASGSVGLLAAQLAIGRGARVIGTSSAARFDVLRRFGVEPVEYGDGLLDRVREIAPEITVALDTVGTDEAVDVSVALVADRHRIATIAAFGRGGEAGIQLLGGSPGADPGTDIRNAAKAKLIALAGEGRLLVELGPSFPLEDAVEALRLVTTGHPGGKVVLHP, encoded by the coding sequence ATGGCACGAGCGGTGGTCGCCGAAGCGTACGGGGGACTCGAAGTCCTGACGGTCGTGGAGAAGGAGGTGCCATCGCCCGGTATCGGCGAGGTGACGATCGAGGTACGCGCCGCGGGCGTCAACCCCTCCGACTTCAAGACCATCTCGGGCGAGTTCGGCCGGAACGACGCCTCGCTTCCGCTTCCCGTCGGCAACGAGGTCGCCGGGGTCATCACCGCGGTAGGACTCGAAGCCGGCCCCTTCGCCGAAGGCGACGAGGTCGTCGCGTTCCGTGTCCGCGGCGGATGGGCGGACAGCATCACCGTCGCCGCGCGCTCCGTCTTCGCGAAGCCCGCGTCGCTCTCGTTCGATGCGGCCGCGGGCCTGCTGCTCACCGGGACGACGGCGGAGCACCTCCTCGTGGCGACCGATGTGCACGACGGCGACACCGTGCTCATCCACGGCGCGTCGGGCAGCGTCGGTCTCCTCGCCGCCCAGCTCGCGATCGGTCGCGGAGCGCGGGTGATCGGAACGTCGAGTGCAGCCCGATTCGACGTGCTGCGCCGCTTCGGCGTGGAGCCGGTCGAGTACGGCGACGGGCTTCTCGATCGCGTGCGCGAGATCGCGCCCGAGATCACCGTCGCGCTCGACACGGTCGGCACCGACGAGGCCGTCGACGTGTCCGTCGCCCTCGTCGCCGACCGCCACCGCATCGCCACGATCGCGGCCTTCGGACGCGGTGGCGAGGCGGGCATCCAGCTGCTCGGCGGAAGCCCCGGGGCCGACCCCGGAACCGACATCCGCAATGCGGCCAAGGCGAAACTCATCGCACTCGCCGGCGAGGGGCGGCTCCTCGTCGAGCTCGGCCCGTCGTTCCCGCTCGAGGACGCCGTCGAGGCGCTTCGGCTCGTCACGACCGGTCACCCCGGAGGCAAGGTCGTGCTGCACCCGTGA